One window of the Anopheles moucheti unplaced genomic scaffold, idAnoMoucSN_F20_07 putative_Y_43, whole genome shotgun sequence genome contains the following:
- the LOC128309298 gene encoding uncharacterized protein LOC128309298: protein MSTKLANRLALKHDPISITLIGAGHSSTPVRKSVRAKISSRTSPYELNADFLIVDNLIGDLPAHDVRTDEWQIPPNFILADPQFNKSAPLDLILGARHYHEFFQSGAQYRIAIHLPVLMESMFGWIVSGSASIPNINNDTSYASSVACMSTLDETLERFWKMEELHVRDGLSPEERYCENLYLDTTQRDDTGRYIVRLPKKSDFKEKLGLSKSSALRRFTMLERRLERDPRIKAAYHEFMREYLELGHMSLLRAPDDDESAYYLPHHPVFKASSSTTKTRVVFDGSAKTSSGYSLNDMLCVGPAVQDELLDIILRFRTYKVTVVGDIAKMYRQILLHPDDRSYVRICFRFTPHSPIQYYELNTVTYGLSPSSFLATRTLQQLADDEGTAHPVAADALKNNFYVDDFIGGADSIESARHLRLELSKLLSKGGFELRKWTSNRLEVLTGLASDQIGTQSALQFMPDETIKALGISWEPEHDVLSFPSAIYTDTTCTTKRTILSSIARMFDPLGLVAPIVVRSKIMMQELWLQKAGWDDPVPDSICKKWKDIQHDWPLLSSFKIDRYALLPGSRLQLHTFCDASEAAYGACIYVRCEGAQGRVHITLLASKSRVAPLKRVTLPRLELCAAVLGAHLYDRVKKAMGLTAAESYFWSDSTVTLKWIGGSPNTWATFVANRVAEVQHYTHPRQWRHVPGSTNPADLVSRGMAAVDFLKSKLWSSGPEWLALSSSQWPDFCPEPDENSNLEIRKVSAAFTNYVTNHPWFTMCSSYTRLLRIIALCIRFTRNVKEKARTQQTSLRITTPLSITPEDTEAAKTVLCRLAQQDEFTTELKQLTKGEAIAKQSPLRRLNPFLDEQGILRVGGRLKLSQLPYQSQHPIVLPKNHKFGELIAAYHHEKLMHGGGRLLLSQIRETYWPLDGRHLVKRIVRNCFRCIRQEPRLEEQQVGQLPPPRVTPSRPFSVTGVDYAGPFYLKPAHRRAAAAKSYLCVFVCFATKAVHLELVGDLTTAGFLAALRRFTSRRGLPAHIHSDNGKNFEGAAHELRELFRMFRDEQQQHIIANECANKGITWHFTPPKAPHFGGLWEAAVKTAKRHLYRHLGSTRLSYEGYSTILQQIEAAMNSRPLLPTSDDPNDLAALTPAHFLIGTSMHSVPTPDYTGLKMCTLDELQKWQLMFQRFWKHWTSEYLQELQKDNMRHHRTNDILPGRLVILMDESLPTTRWPLARIIDVHPGQDQLTRVVKLKTAKGILTRPITKICILPLAADPNTTC, encoded by the coding sequence ATGAGCACCAAGCTTGCTAATAGGTTAGCTTTGAAGCACGATCCTATCAGCATCACTCTTATCGGTGCGGGTCATTCTTCCACCCCTGTGCGAAAATCGGTGCGTGCGAAGATATCTTCCCGAACGAGCCCGTATGAGCTGAATGCTGATTTTTTGATAGTTGACAATTTGATCGGGGATTTGCCAGCGCATGATGTGCGCACCGATGAATGGCAAATACCGCCGAATTTCATTCTTGCCGACCCCCAGTTCAATAAGTCGGCACCGCTCGATCTCATCCTCGGTGCCCGGCATTATCATGAATTCTTCCAAAGCGGGGCTCAATATCGAATTGCTATCCATCTTCCGGTCCTTATGGAGAGTATGTTCGGGTGGATCGTGAGCGGTTCAGCATCTATCCCGAATATTAATAATGATACATCCTACGCCTCTTCCGTTGCTTGCATGAGCACGCTCGATGAAACCCTCGAGCGATTCTGGAAAATGGAAGAGCTACACGTTAGAGATGGCCTTTCACCTGAAGAACGGTATTGCGAAAATTTATACCTAGATACGACACAACGAGACGATACAGGTCGTTATATTGTTCGCTTACCAAAGAAGTCAGACTTTAAAGAAAAGCTCGGATTATCGAAATCATCGGCCCTACGACGCTTCACTATGCTTGAAAGACGATTAGAACGCGATCCTCGTATTAAGGCAGCATACCACGAATTCATGCGAGAGTATTTGGAGCTAGGACATATGTCACTACTGCGAGCTCCAGATGACGATGAATCAGCATACTATCTGCCGCACCATCCCGTTTTTAAGGCGTCGAGTtctacaacaaaaacaagagtGGTATTTGACGGCTCTGCAAAAACCTCTTCAGGATACTCCCTGAACGATATGTTATGTGTGGGTCCAGCAGTTCAGGATGAATTACTAGACATCATCCTTCGATTTCGCACATACAAAGTGACTGTTGTTGGCGATATCGCTAAAATGTATCGCCAAATTCTGCTTCATCCCGATGACAGAAGCTACGTCCGCATTTGCTTCCGATTTACTCCCCATTCACCGATCCAGTATTACGAGCTGAACACCGTAACGTATGGTTTATCCCCTTCATCCTTCTTGGCAACTCGAACATTGCAACAGCTTGCCGACGATGAGGGTACCGCGCATCCGGTTGCCGCAGACGCTCTGAAGAACAACTTTTACGTTGACGATTTCATCGGGGGTGCAGATTCCATTGAAAGTGCTCGTCATCTACGGTTAGAACTAAGTAAATTATTGTCGAAAGGTGGATTCGAATTAAGAAAGTGGACTTCCAACCGGTTAGAAGTACTTACCGGTCTAGCATCGGATCAGATCGGAACACAGTCAGCTTTACAATTCATGCCCGACGAAACGATTAAAGCTCTCGGCATTTCGTGGGAGCCTGAACACGACGTACTATCATTTCCGTCCGCGATTTACACCGACACAACATGTACTACTAAAAGAACGATTCTTTCTAGCATAGCCCGCATGTTCGATCCGCTTGGTCTAGTGGCTCCAATAGTTGTTCGCTCAAAAATAATGATGCAGGAGCTATGGTTACAGAAAGCTGGCTGGGACGATCCCGTTCCTGATTCTATCTGCAAGAAATGGAAAGATATTCAACATGATTGGCCACTTTTATCCAGTTTCAAAATAGATCGTTATGCTCTATTACCTGGTAGTCGATTGCAGCTACATACCTTTTGTGATGCATCTGAAGCAGCCTACGGAGCCTGCATCTATGTTCGTTGCGAAGGTGCGCAAGGACGGGTTCACATCACTCTACTTGCATCCAAGTCACGAGTGGCACCGCTTAAGCGTGTCACGCTTCCACGGCTTGAACTGTGCGCTGCGGTATTAGGCGCTCATCTTTACGATCGAGTCAAGAAGGCGATGGGACTAACTGCAGCAGAATCATACTTTTGGTCCGATTCGACTGTCACCCTTAAGTGGATCGGTGGCTCACCTAACACTTGGGCGACGTTTGTAGCTAATCGAGTGGCCGAGGTGCAACACTACACACATCCACGACAGTGGAGGCATGTTCCCGGTTCAACAAATCCTGCAGATCTGGTATCACGCGGCATGGCAGCGGTGGATTTCCTGAAGAGCAAGCTATGGAGTTCCGGCCCTGAATGGTTGGCGTTATCTTCATCTCAATGGCCCGACTTCTGCCCTGAACCGGACGAGAACTCAAATCTCGAGATTCGTAAGGTGAGCGCTGCCTTTACTAACTATGTCACTAATCATCCTTGGTTTACGATGTGTTCCAGCTACACGCGATTGTTGCGTATTATTGCACTCTGCATTCGCTTCACACGTAACGTCAAGGAGAAAGCACGAACTCAGCAAACATCGCTACGCATCACTACACCATTGAGCATCACTCCCGAGGATACCGAAGCTGCTAAAACTGTGCTATGTCGCTTAGCACAGCAAGACGAATTTACAACCGAGCTAAAGCAATTGACTAAGGGTGAAGCAATCGCAAAGCAATCACCGTTACGAAGACTAAACCCATTCCTCGATGAACAAGGAATATTGCGTGTGGGAGGACGATTGAAGCTATCGCAACTTCCATACCAATCGCAACACCCCATTGTGCTTCCCAAGAATCACAAATTTGGCGAGCTCATCGCGGCTTACCATCATGAGAAGCTCATGCATGGCGGCGGACGACTACTACTTTCCCAAATACGTGAAACGTATTGGCCACTAGATGGAAGACACCTAGTGAAGAGAATCGTAAGGAACTGCTTCCGTTGCATACGCCAAGAACCCCGCCTGGAGGAACAACAAGTCGGCCAACTCCCACCACCGCGCGTCACTCCCAGCCGGCCTTTTTCTGTTACCGGAGTAGATTACGCTGGCCCTTTCTACTTGAAGCCTGCGCACCGGCGTGCAGCGGCGGCGAAGAGCTACTTGTGCGTCTTCGTGTGCTTCGCAACGAAGGCAGTCCACTTAGAACTGGTTGGGGACCTCACTACCGCGGGATTCTTAGCGGCCTTACGTCGTTTCACATCCAGGCGCGGATTAcctgcacacatacactcggACAACGGAAAAAACTTTGAAGGAGCCGCGCACGAGCTCCGTGAACTTTTCCGCATGTTCCGCGatgaacagcagcaacacatcaTCGCTAATGAATGTGCCAACAAGGGAATCACTTGGCATTTTACCCCTCCCAAGGCTCCCCACTTCGGCGGATTGTGGGAAGCAGCGGTAAAAACGGCCAAGCGACATCTTTACCGACATCTAGGCAGCACTAGGCTGTCCTACGAGGGATACAGCACCATCCTTCAGCAGATAGAGGCCGCAATGAATTCACGACCTTTATTGCCCACCTCAGACGACCCGAACGATTTGGCAGCACTTACCCCAGCGCATTTCCTCATCGGCACATCCATGCATTCGGTTCCTACTCCAGATTACACTGGATTGAAGATGTGCACACTTGATGAACTCCAAAAGTGGCAACTGATGTTCCAACGTTTCTGGAAACATTGGACATCGGAGTATCTACAAGAATTGCAAAAGGACAACATGAGGCATCACCGAACCAATGATATACTACCTGGACGATTAGTCATCCTGATGGATGAATCCCTACCAACAACCCGATGGCCCCTCGCACGCATCATCGACGTTCATCCGGGCCAGGACCAACTCACACGAGTGGTTAAACTAAAAACCGCCAAGGGGATCCTCACACGTCCGATCACAAAGATTTGTATTTTACCACTCGCCGCTGACCCGAACACCACGTGCTAA